A portion of the Maylandia zebra isolate NMK-2024a linkage group LG9, Mzebra_GT3a, whole genome shotgun sequence genome contains these proteins:
- the LOC143420267 gene encoding uncharacterized protein LOC143420267, with the protein MYCGEQSSSVKDVLAVPGSIRSSRGMSSLVSFTTCSRSCAWMTADSSAITVGQFEDLLSLVGPSIARLDTNYRRSIPPAERLSVCLRFLVTGDSFRTIAFSFRVGVSTVSQITPQAATSIWDCLVDNFMAVPSPGDWRSITEGFQERWNFPLCCAALNGKHIQTKAPHISYRRHTH; encoded by the exons atgtactgtggagagcagagcagcagcgtaaaagacgtcctcgccgtacctgggtccatcaggtcctccagaggcatgagcagtttggtgagtttcaccacttgctccaggagctgcgcctggatgacggccgattccagcgctatcaccgtcggccagtttgaggacctgctttccctcgtcggtcccagcatcgcccgcctagacaccaactacagacgctcaatcccacctgcagagcgcctgtccgtctgcctgag gttccttgtcaccggggactccttcaggaccatcgcgttcagtttcagagtcggtgtgtccacggtgagccagatcaccccccaggcagcgacgtccatctgggactgtctagtggacaacttcatggctgtgccttcacctggagactggcgctccatcacagagggattccaggagcgctggaactttcctctgtgctgtgcagctctgaatgggaagcacatccagacaaaggcaccccatatatcatataggagacacacacattga